From Apium graveolens cultivar Ventura chromosome 9, ASM990537v1, whole genome shotgun sequence, the proteins below share one genomic window:
- the LOC141685725 gene encoding uncharacterized protein LOC141685725 produces MAKMFLVSHSTGGSTAVALLAGIPQILCPFLFDQFYWAKRMFWLGVSPEPLKRCDMVLVDGNYTSIKEAAEKLARSISYALSPEVRACALEVAEKLSLENFWQLLAWLANTPTDIESNTRLGCNITALAFVVLVPVNWTNGTLVKLKDVTFSDIYKLSISNVPPQIVEEVPDIESAGLNCYSATWIHKVFYYRVRRSNTPNNV; encoded by the exons ATGGCTAAAATGTTTCTCGTTTCACATTCTACCGGTGGATCCACTGCGGTAGCACTACTCGCGGGAATTCCACAG ATATTGTGTCCATTTCTTTTCGATCAGTTCTATTGGGCAAAAAGGATGTTCTGGCTTGGAGTTTCCCCAGAACCATTAAAGAGATGTGACATGGTTCTAGTTGATGGTAACTATACAAGCATTAAAGAAGCTGCAGAAAAATTAGCAAGGTCTATAAGTTATGCCCTGTCTCCAGAAGTCAGAGCATGTGCTTTGGAGGTTGCTGAAAAATTATCTCTTGAG AACTTCTGGCAGCTTTTGGCCTGGTTAGCAAATACTCCTACGGACATTGAAAGCAACACCAGACTTGGATGTAACATAACTGCACTTGCTTTTGTGGTTTTGGTGCCCGTAAATTGGACTAACGGCACTTTGGTGAAACTCAAAGATGTAACATTCAGTGATATTTACAAGCTTTCAATATCAAATGTCCCCCCCCAGATCGTCGAG GAAGTACCTGATATAGAAAGTGCAGGTTTGAACTGTTATAGTGCTACGTGGATACATAAAGTGTTCTACTACAGAGTGAGGAGGTCAAATACACCTAATAATGTATAG